The following is a genomic window from Patagioenas fasciata isolate bPatFas1 chromosome 1, bPatFas1.hap1, whole genome shotgun sequence.
AAGGGTACTGCAGGTGGACTGGAAgacctttttctctttctgttaaaTTTCTGCAATAGGCACCAAGAGGAGAACTTCaaaatcagcagcaaaaggagagAAACTAGAAAGTCCTGAGAGATATCAGAGAGATAATCAAACACTTCTACTTCAGGTAAAAACATTTGCTTAAGTGATGGACATAATTCCTGGCTGCCCAGGAAATTATGATAGACAAACATGCTACCTGCTTACATAAGATGTAGTCATATCAATTTTATAAGTTCCCACATCTTACCATGGATTTCCACTTTCTTTCAGCTTACTTAGCTGTTTTTTTGTGTTGAATGTAGGCTTACATTTAAGAATTTTAGTCTGATTCTGGAAGCTTTACATAAGCAGATATTCCAGTAATGTCAACTTCAATGTGTTGTCATTAAATATAGATTGTGTAATGGGTGGTATCGACCATAATTTGATTGTGGCTACCAATTTACATAAAACCTACAGAAGATCTGCAAGACTGGGTATTTTATAGAAGTCTAACAAAAGCAATGCATCTGAGACAGAATTAGGCAGCCCCGATAAGATGCACTAGTacaataaaatgtttcttttgctAAACTTCAGTGAAAGATGTGGTGTAGAGAGCATGACAGAATGAAAGATAATGTGCAGAATCATGAATTTGGGATGATACAAGAAGCTTTGTTAAAGCATGAGGAAGCATTGAAAGATATTGTGCAGAATCATGAACTGGGGAAGGTAGGAGAAGCTGTATGTAAAGCATAAAGAAGCATGAGTcaagaaaagcaaattaaagaGTGAACTTGAAAAGCAgatggattttttaatttttttttatttcattatatttatttgtttaagtGGTGACTGACATAGTGGCCAGTTAGCTGTCTAACAATGTTTGTTCTGGAGCAAAAACATCGTAAAAAACTGTCATAAAAATAAGTAATCTAAATTCATGCCAATTTTTTCAGATAGTTTCTTACACCTAGGCCAGATGCACATTTTTCAATAAACTGTTGCAATTTCTATCTCCCTGTGTGCCCTAGATCACGTTTCTTTGCATCCCTCTCTTTCATTCATCATCTTGTTTACATTTAATGATTTATTCTTGTTGAATAATTTCTTTTGTTCAAGATAGGTGAACTTGCTGCCTTCCTTGAATTTGGGTATTTTTATATTCACCATTTTATTGAAAGATGGTAGCATAGGTACAGAAATGTCTCTGTATATTCCACAGGATCTGTCATACCCTTTGTGCGATTTAAATCTTTCCAATATCTTCTGTCTTTTCTTGCTGCGTGTAATGCATTGGTCTTGCCTGTAGCATGATTTCTTCTCAAAATGTAGTAGTTTGAAatacttaaaacaaaaataaaaatttaagaaCTTAGAACTTTCAAAGGtattcttgagcagattctttgATTTGAATCCTGGAGTTTAAAAGGAACTTGCAAGgacaggagcagagctgctctgaGGTCTTATTCAGTAACGCCTTTGTATGCCTATTCAGGTGGAGGCCCTGCAAGCTCAGCTAGAAGAACAGACACGATTATCCAAAGAACAGCTTGAGGCGCTACTAGAGGACAGGCGGATTCACATGGAGGAAGCCCAGGTCCAGCATCAGAGGGACCAGGACAAGATCAAAACTATAACAGATAAGTGAGTGCGAGAGAATGGCAATGTTGTAGTCGTGAGATgagaagagaggggaaaatagaaatattttggcTTTTAATATGTTGCTTGCTGCAGCAGGCAGAAAAGCAAATTATGCAGCCATCTGTTTGGTTGTATGTGGAAGGAAATGAAAGGAGTAATCTACATATAAAACCTGTTTCACATTGGAAGAATATCACCTCATCTATTAGATGGGAAGAGCTAAATTGTTAGGAAAGcacctttttcttctgtgtttcttcCAACTAGCAGTGATGACTGAGGAAATTAAGTTAGGCACTAGGAAAGAAGTCAGTTAATTCCACTGGCATTCCTTTTTACAGACTCCATAAGACCCAAAATCTCTTATATGAGAGTACCCGTGACTTTCTCCAGCTGAAGTTTGATGTCCGAGCCAAGGAGAAAGCATGGATGGCAGAGAAGGACAGCCTGCTGAGGAAACTTGACAAAGATCCAGATCAACTTATTATCAGCAGGGAGTCAGGAAGAGAGAAGAAGCAGAGAGATACCAAGAAGATGCTTCGAGCAGATGATGGAGCTTGGAAACCCCACAGCAGAGAaataaaggtaattttttttgtcCTAGGTAGATGCTCTTTAACAGTCTTTGAACTAGAAAATTGCAATCTGGATTTTGCCAAGACAGGCAGTAGGTAGCAGCTGTTTCAGAGCTGTACTGGCTTGCCATAAGTTGTATTGTTGTAAGTTGTAAGATGTGAGATTTTTTTACTGGTGTAAGAAAGCTCTCCTGCCTCAAAATCAGCATTGCTTGCAAATTTCAGATGAAAGGTATAGTTAGGATTTACGGGAGCATTTCACTGTCTGTTTCTTTTAATACCCATAACAAATCCTtacttctgcaagctgtgtgaTGTATGGACCAACAGTTCTTAACCTTCTTGTTGCACATTCCTTTCTTTTAGTGTAACTACTAGCAGCTAATGCACTTAGCAACCAGTGTCTGTAcctgccttgctgctgacaggggagaacaAAGTCTTTTCAGTTGGTGTCCTGTGCTCTTCTGCAGCAGTCaggatttttcttcctcttctagtATACTTTCACTGACAAGTTGGGAGATCTGAAATGGGTTAACAGGTAATAAGGAACTGGGAAGTAAACAGGCAATAGGGAATTGTTTTCATCTACCACTGGATGCAGGTGCTTCTGAAATGCAGTACTGGACAAGCTGCTGTGGATAAGGGACATTTTAACATCAGTTGAATACTATTTTTAAGGGGAAGATGAGAGAACTCTTTAAGTGATGATAAGTCATGCAGAGTTTATAACTAATTAAAAGGTTTTGGTAATGGAAGTGGTGTTAAAATTTTGTGCTTACCTAGTTATTTCATTAGCTGTAGCTCCAgttgttaatttttatttgtctgtCATATTGCCAGTCTAACACACTTGCTTTTCCAGACCAGACCAGGGAGATTTTGTGAGAACTGGCTTTTGAGTTGATCTGTTCCTTCTGTGTCCTAGTCACTGCAAGAACAGCTAATGCAAGAAAAGCGCCTATCCAACATGTATCGAGAGCAATGTGTCACCTTGGAATGCGAGTTGGCTAAGGTTCGTGAGGAGGGAGATGTCGGCAAAGAACTCTTTAAGGTAATTAGTCTGTAATCATCTGCTAGCTAGGCAGTGATCTTGCAGCCCTTATTTTGTGTACCCTATTGAGTCTTCATCTCTATAGGAACGTGCAGAAAAGATGGGGAAGCGCCTGAAGCTGATGACTCAGCGATATGAGGCCTTGGAAAAACGTCGTAATATGGAAGTAGAAGGATTCAAGAACGACATTAAAGATCTTCGGCAGAAGTTGAAAGATGTAGAGATGCTGCTTTTTAAGGTAATAGCTAAGCATTTCTGAGGCAGACTGTTATGGGCTTACCCTATAGAGGTGTATTCTCAGTATTTAAATGCAGTATTTCCCTAGAgttaatgaaataatttatttcttaagTGTTCCTTtagatattaatatttaataaatttGTTCTCTTATGTATATTATCAAGCAAAAAAGATTTCTCTTAGCTAATCAGTCAGGCATCAAGCTTGCCAGGAACTGTCCTAATTATACATTAACTGTATCTTTTTGTTGCAGCTCTGAAAGTTCTTATATGATACCCGTAGCTCACTTAGCTGTCTCAAAATTGCAAGACAGCAGTATGTTTAAAAGTATATTCCACAAAGAAAATGATGATTGGTTTTCTTTCTGGGGACCatagtgtttggttttgttctagcAAGAGGTAGATAGTTGACTTGAGTATTGTGAATATATTATTTATTCCTTTGTTAATATTTTGTTTGTAACTCTGCAAAAATCACTGTGGAAACAGTGGCTGGAAGTTTAAACTGTGTGCTCTGTAGTAAGATGTAGCTTCTAGATATGTAGATGAACATCAGAACAGCTTAGAATGGAAACCATAGCCTTGATGTTGCCTGGAGTTTAGGATATTTATCTAAGATATGCTAGAGTGGATCATCTAGGTATAACTTTTACCCAGCTGATTCTCAGCAGCCACCTATTCACTTGTTTTCTGTACTTTGGGCACACAGTTCGGTTTACTAATGCATTTGTCTTCACTAAAGGCTTTGATGTCTTCTGGGATTTTGATTGGCTGTGGGGTTTTAAACTTTAAAGATTAAACAGCATATgtgacttggggaaaaaaatgcctatGATACCTTCAGTATAGATGTGTATGCTTTGTAACTGTGGTTGTCATCTTAATTGTATTCCTAATTTCTTCATAGTTTTAACCACAAGAGGGCAGAGAAACAAAATACTTGCTAGAAGTCTGCAGTGATCTTTAAATCATTCTCATCACTTCAGGTCAAAATGACTGCATATGACTAAATTTCCAAATTTGCATATGAAGATATTTGACCAAAAACTACATGAGGACAATGCAACACTCTaaagcaggagtgtcaaactcatttttactggggaccacatcagcctcacggttaccTTCAAATggccaaatgtcattttaagACAGTATAAATGCAGGACTagttacatctatacagtcctaaaatggcatttagccttttgaaggcaactgcaaggctgatgttgcCTCcaatgaaaataagtttgacacccctgccttaaaGGATTGAGAGAAAAGAGGGCTGCCAAGGCTGTGCTGTTCTGCTGTTGAAGTGGCTGGGCTGGCATGCTTTCCAGTTCCAGGGTGACAGGAAATGGCAGCCTTGGCTAGCTTGCCATCAGGAGTTCTGGTTGTCCAGCAGCCTTTGCTCAGCTCAGCATGGACCATGTGGCGCGGCCTGACATGAGGCGTTGTACTTGAACTGCTCTTCAATCATACACAGTTCAGAAGGCAGCAGGTTGGCCACAGCAATTAGACCTCCTCTAGTTCTAGTAGCAAAAGATGACAAAATGTCATCACATCAGGAGAAGTACTTAGAACTAGATAAAAGTTGATTAATATTTTATCTTGCCTCTTTTTGTGAGTCTCAAAATAATACAGGAAGTAGAATGCAGTCAACAGGTTATGTTAGACTTAACTGTGTTCTATCCAGATTTTTTCCCCACCAGTAATGTAACACCATAATGTATGgaagttttttctttaatttttggtTCTGGAGCGCCTTTCTACTGGTGACGTGCATTAGTCTAGTGACATTAGCTTAAGCATCCTCTTTGCTAGCTACAAAGAGTCTCCTTCAGAGATCTCTCACTCATATTCTCATCATAATATTCTCTAAATTGTACTTTATACAAATCTGTTTTCCTTGatctgtttttctcttcctttttaggTGACTCTGACTATCGGACCAGACCAGGATCTTGCAATCCTTCATGAGGTCCGCCAAGGAAACAGACTAACCCATAAAATTCAAGGAGAACTGAAAAACTTAAAAGCAAAAATCTATGGCTTAGAGAATGAACTACGGGTCTGCTGAAGCTGAGGTATTAGCTGGCATTCTAGTTTTAGGAATGGGACGTTGCTAGGCTGGAACACTCATCTGTGAGAGCAGCTCCTGGCTGTTTCCTGGCATCCAGTGACAGAAGGCTTGAGAAAATCAGCAGTTAATGTCATAACATTGCACATGAGCCACTCCTAACATGCCAAATTACATTGCTGTTTCAGTTGAGAGATGGCTCTTGATAAGACTGACATAAAAAGTACATGATGACTAATATATTGGGAATATGCTTATGACTTCATCTTCACCTTCACATCCACAGTAGGAGTCAGTGTATACTCGTCTTCAGCTTTCTTTGGAGCATATTATAAACTTCATATGAAATTAATGATCATGGAAGGATCTAGCTCAAGATCTGAATCGCTTGACTGACCTTTCCATATGTGagaagcagcttttaaaaatggTTTAAATGATTATTGTTTTGGTGCTGAGGCACTTCAGGATGTAACTGgaaattttctttgaaaaagacCATGTATAGAAAGTATGTATTAAAGTGACTGTCCCCTTGACCAGATAACTACTTTAAAAGGGCCTCCCTTTGCTTGATTCTAACCCACTTGGAATGAACCTGCCTGACTTAATATGGTGGAAAAAAGTAACCAGTCACCTGCAAGAAACAGCAACATCTACACTTATTTTGAATGTTTGGGTGGGAGGGAAATACTAAATTATCGAGTGTCATCTTCTTGTCGCCTTCCTCTCGGTTTATATGAACATACAGAGGAAGCCCATAATAAAAGGCATCTAATATCTACCTCTGTAGCTTTAAACAATATCATGGTTATGTACCAACAAATCAGTGTCAATTTTTGCTACAGCAGTTGTTGCTGCTGTACTGTAACTGAAATTGGAGTGGAAGAACAGGTGCCTAGTTGCTACATGGTAAATATAACTCTGGCTATATGATGATTATCTTTATACCAGACATGAGGACATTGCAATTCTAGAAAACAGATGAAATCATGAAAAGGATTACGAAATGGCTTCAGCCCAGTTTGTAATTGCGGGAGGTTCATGCTTTTAGTGTAGCATCAGCAAATCTTGTCCACCTTGTAGACAGAGAGCAGATTGGTGTTGAAAAAGGGATTTCAGTGCCTCTGTTTCCTACTGTATCTTTCTGACCTTGTTAAATGTGGCAGAAGCAGAATATCTTTCTGAAGTATATGCCTAAAGGCTTCCAGCACTTCCTTCCCCATTGAAAAGAATTTAGTGCGTGAAAGCAGACAGTTTCTTTTAGATGTGGTAGTGGCCATGGAGATACTCGTTCAGTGTTTGGCAGAGGTAGATATGTAAAAGATGGTTTTGTGCTGTCAAGGTTTGGAGAAAGACCAGCTAAAGCAATGTGGGAGGGGAAATTCCCTTAAGTCAATTGCAGATTCTTTTTGTGACAGTCTTACTGACCCTTATGGTTCTGTAGTGTGGCTTTTTTATATGTGTGTTCTTGAGCTCAAATTCATCACAGACAGACTTTAGCGTGGGTGGCTGACAGTCTGTACCTAGATGCTCAACTACTACTACAACTTAAAGAGGCTGTTTTAAAGTATGTTGCACTGATTAGTttaactgaaaatgctgaactagTTCAGAGACTGATTCATTAACAACTTGAGTTCCAATGCTATTTGGAGGGTTGAGGAAGGTTATTAAATAATGCTATCTATCATTTAGCATCAGTCTTTCTTAGTTGACTAGTACTTTCTTGGATAAGTCTAGCTAATTAAAGGGAGTTGGTATGTGAAGTAACATGCTACTGGTTTGAAGATAAGATATTGAAGTTATCACAGGTCCTGGAAGGCTGCTTCTGAAAATTGCTACGTAATGAAGTATTAGCCACTTATTCAGCAGAATCTACCTACTTAAATTCAGCTATGGGAAGGTAGCTAAAAGGTCTCTTGAACCTGTAGAAATAAATgggtttctgtttattttcaacTCTTCCAAGCTAAAGAATTGCCTATGAAATTACATTTTCTTAACTTGTGAAGTGTGTCTGGATAAAGCCAGTGGGCTTTGACATTCAGGTTTGTAAGACTGGGAGGAAGTATTGGCATAAGAAGGATGTAAATGTTTGATTCCTTATCTTCCTTACCAATATTTCTTACTACTTGAAAGACTGAACAAAATAAAATGGCAACATTCCTGACATACCTGACAGTGTGTCAATATCAAAGTGCAGCTTGAGCTTTATTCTTAATTTGTCACTAGGCTACAAACCTTCCTATTTATGGGGTGGGGGGCAATTACAGTAGTGCTGATCTGTAGATCCATTGTATTTGGAAGCTTGAATATTTGTCCAAAGACAGGAAGTGCAAAGTATTGTACCTGGTTTTTTCTGTGTGATGTCATCTGATCACGTGTAATGTTGCTATATGTTGCCAAAACAAATGTGAACCTTCAAGCTAAGAATTACTTTAATAAGCCAAGTGTGTTCTGCCACTAACAACTACCCTTTAAGATGTCAGTAAAAAATTTTCAGCATTTCCAAGAGAGTTTCCTGAATAAGGTTCTGAGACCCATATTAGTCAATTTTCTTCTACAATTTTTTGGGTACAAAACAAAAAATGGCATTTACTCCAAAGACTGATTGGCTTTTTTTGCTCTTTTAATTAAGTAATGAGTGATTTGTATCATTTCAATACAACTAACTGCCAGGTTTTGTACGTGGGAGCACAGAACTTGAAAGATCTCTAAAATGGCTAATTCTATTAATATGAAGAGTGTTCTACATAGGATTAAAGGTTAGAACTGGGTGAATGTTCCTCTTGTGAGCCAAGATACTAAAATGTTTCTTGCATAAATAGGAGAAAAGTGAGCAGTAGGGAAAAAATTCATTGTTGTGTAGCCTTATTTAGGTGAGGAGGAGTGCCTGCATTTCAGAAAGGATGTCGAAATATTGGGTAAGGCACAGAACCACAGATGATTCAGTGGAGGAGAGAGAGTTGTGCAAGAGCTCATATTGCATTACATTAAGAAGACTGATTAATATACATTTATCTTGAAGATTAAAAGCTACCGAAGGCCTCTTTATCCCAGTAGAGGAAGGCTGAGAGAGAACCTGTAGCCTgaactggaattaaaaaaaaataaaaaaaataaaacccatacATTTTTAACAGGAAAATTGCTCTTTTTCTCTCATTATAGCAAACTGTATGTGGGTGTAACAAATTCTCCATCTCTATCTTCAAATCAAAACATGGTTGCACCTCTGGAGAAGGTAGCTCAGTTTAATAAGTTACTGGGTTTGACGCATTAGAACTTAGTGAAATATAATGACATTAATTAACAGGGTATGATTTAATGGTCTATTCTGGCTTTAAACCCGTGATTTATTTATATGTAATATTTACAGGAGTTTTCCAGCATTCATGCTGTTAccttaattaaaggaatatatgCTATGTCAGCTCACCCTAGACAGCAAGGTTacacaaagttaaaaaaaaaaatccctcatgaTCTTCCTATATCACAACTTGCAGTAATTCCCAAATTAATTGATGCTGTGACTGTGCTTAGAAAGGCTGGTTAGCAGTAGCCACTGTTCTGATAGCCATCAGAATAAATCTGAATAACAGTCTAGTATGTGCTTGTATGCAATAGCTGTACTTAAATTGCTTATGTAGGTAATAGCATCAATTCAGAAACATGGACATTTTACCAGTATGGATGGACTCTGGGCAGCCTAGTATTCTGGAATTGTAATGTCTCTGTATGGAGGCTGGGAAGGAATTCTTCGGTGATCAGATACTTTGCTGAGACAAGCCAGGAGCAACATCTCTGTGTACTTTGTTCTGGTAAATATGTTAATATTTGTGAACAGCTATGTTGTTCAGATTTTTAATTACAGCTCAGTAACACATTTAATTCTGCTACACTTGAATGTGTTTGTACTTGCTTGGCCAAAATCCTAATAAAGATGTCTCAATTTGTCCCCACTAAAAGTGACATCATAGCTCATTTGTTTATAAGGaacatttcaagatttttttaataccAATTTTTCTGCACCATTTTGCTTTTATATTCCCAAGTTGCTTTGAATTGTAAAAAATAGCCCCTTTACCCCCTAAACAGTTATTCTCAAATTTGCAAGTCTGTCCACTCtaggtgaacctactttagcacaggtgggttgaactacatgatctccagaggtccctcccaactccaaccattctgtgatctgtaGAAGTGTACACATTTTTTAGCATGTGGACTGGGATTATGTACCAAAACATACTTGGATGCAGCATAGAAGGTGTGAGAGGTGAAAGCTGTGATGATTCCTTTTGGCTGCTGTATTCATAGGGTTTGGGCACAAAGAACaaagtttgtttcagtttttacATTGCATCAAGAAGTTTAGGACTTTGTCTGAAACAGGCCATCGGAATTTAACTGGGATTTAACCCACTAGCAGGAAACATTTCTGCTATGACTGACGCATTTGAGAAGTGGGGTGGACTTTGATATTTCCCCTTTAGCACCAAATGAGCTGTTTAGAGAAAGGACATTTGATTATGAGTGATAGTGGCTGCTCTTCAAGTAAGCACCAAAACTACAACTTTATAAACAGCCCTCAATGGGGTTGATGATTCACATACACTGCCTAAGTTGTTTAAGAATTGCGATGATGTTGGGTTgtggacagattacagatgtgtAAATATGGattatttggttttgttcagaAAACCCAGAGCATCTTTCAATTTTGAATGTAAAAGACAATTATAAACTACACAGGCATGAAGGGTTTCATTGTTGAAATGGGTTTGACTTGAATGAAAAGATCTGGGTTTATCCTGAAGAAGCATGTCCAGGATGTGCTAGATTCTCCTGTATTGATTCAGAGATCAAACTGCCTTTCTTTCACTGTAAACTTTTATCTCTGTGGCAAGTCATTCCTAAGCATCCAGTAACACAATTTTTCCTCTTCAGTGCTGGCTTGGGTGGGTAGAAGTGTGCTCAGTGCGATCATAGGGAGAGCTGCTCAGCTTTGTGTTATCTGTAGTGTTCCTAATAAAATGACCATAGCACATTTTTGGAACTTCTTGAAACATGAGGATGATGAGTGCAGTCACTTAAAACATAAAACCGAGTACTCGTAGTTTTAAGACAGTGGAAGGAGGAAATTTAGGCAAACTTTGGTCAGATTTGAAAACATGGGTTTCGAAAATGATCACAGACATAGATAAAACTTTCATCATGGTAAATGTCTAAACCCTGAGAAGTCTTTTGAAAGTTTTCAGCTTAAAGTATGTAAAAGCTTTTTCCTGGAAGTGTGAACGTGCTCTAGGTATTGAGAGACTGTTCTGATGTGCAGAAAGCAATTCAGGCTGATTCATGGGGCAGGACCTACAATAAGGAGGTGCTTCTAGAGGTACTATGTGAGGTAAAAATGTGTCCTCTTTACGCTAAAGAGGAAGGGCAGGCCATTTCTGTGCAACTTTCTCTGAACAACTAGGGCTTGAGACCTAAGAAGAGTGACGTGGTGAGAAGAAAGAAGCATGAATGAGGCTTTCTGCCCAGATGAGTAAGTTGTAGGAGAGAAGTGGTGTGACTGTGATGCTGCTGTCAAAGC
Proteins encoded in this region:
- the CCDC77 gene encoding coiled-coil domain-containing protein 77; the protein is MSETDCAAGSSPRSRRLATPRVSSTYTSSHSPSQEDFTPLPSINERLAFLRPSRELLEYYRKKIADFDAEHEDLIKRLERYKETYDEQHKLQWEVRQREEEIAELQKALSDMQVYLFQEREHVLRLYSENDRLKIRELEDRKKIQHLLALVGTDKGEVTYFHKEPPHKVTVLQRPTKSGDPHEQNDTAGTGTKRRTSKSAAKGEKLESPERYQRDNQTLLLQVEALQAQLEEQTRLSKEQLEALLEDRRIHMEEAQVQHQRDQDKIKTITDKLHKTQNLLYESTRDFLQLKFDVRAKEKAWMAEKDSLLRKLDKDPDQLIISRESGREKKQRDTKKMLRADDGAWKPHSREIKSLQEQLMQEKRLSNMYREQCVTLECELAKVREEGDVGKELFKERAEKMGKRLKLMTQRYEALEKRRNMEVEGFKNDIKDLRQKLKDVEMLLFKVTLTIGPDQDLAILHEVRQGNRLTHKIQGELKNLKAKIYGLENELRVC